GTTCCGAGCGCCGCAAGCGCGTCGGCGATCACGGTCACGCGCGCCGCATCCGCCACGCCGATCACCTGCCGGCCGACCGATGCCGGATTCGCCAGCGGCCCGATGATGTTCATCACGGTTGGAATTCCAAGCTCGCCGCGCACGGGACCAACGTGTCGCATGGCGGGATGCATGCGGGGCGCGAACATGAACACGATGCCCGCACTGTCGTACGCGCGCCGCATTGCATCCGCATCGACGTCGATGTTGACGCCCAGCGCTTCGAGAACGTCTGCGCTACCGGATTTGGAAGTGAAGGATCGGTTGCCGTGTTTCGCTATGCGCACGCCTGCGCCGGCAGCAACGAGGGCGGCCGCCGTGGAGATGTTGAAAGTCCCGACCGTTCCGCCTCCGGTTCCGCACGTATCGACGATACCGTCGTGCTGCGGGAGATCCAGCCGAACCATCGCGCGCCGCAGTGCGCTCGCCGCACCCGCAACGACGTCGGCGCTTTCACCGCGCACGCGCAAACCGGTCAGCAATGCCGCGATCTGTACCTGCGATGCGTCGCCGCGCATGACGACGTCGAACGCGGCCGTGATCGCGTCCTGCGTGAGCGGGCGGTCGTGCGCAAGCGCGGCTATCGCCGCCTGAAGCGGTGCAGGAGCGGGTGTCGTCGTCATGACGTATAGCTACTCAGGAGCGGGCAGTCTCCGCTACCTTGTCCAGCTCGGCCAGTCGAGCTTCGAGCTGGCGGATGAGATCAGTCTGCGCGCGCAGCGTCGCGTCCTGATGGTGCAGCTGCACGTGCGTCCGCTCCAGGCGATCCACGGCGTTCACCACCTGCCCTTCCACTGCAACCAGTCGTTGCTCGGCAGCGATGGCGCGCCGCTCGGCGGCACCGACCGCGTCGCGCAACTTGTGTATGACGTCGCTCGTCCCCGCGCGCTGTGCTGCGCGGAGCCGCTCGACCTCGCGCTCCAGGCCAGCTACCGAACTTGCATGCTCGGCGCGCATCCGCGTCGTCACGTCGTGCAACGCGGACACTGCTTCGAAACGCGCGTCACGTTCGTAAAACCGGGCGTACGCCAGCTCGAACAACGTCGCCAGCGGCGCCGCACGCTCGAGGAGCTTGGACGAAGACCGGCGACTCGAATCGTACAGCGCCAGCGCGGCTGCAAGCGCGCCCTCGAAGACGACGCCCTTGAGCAGGAGTCTGAAGTCGCCCACCCCGGCATCGACGCCAAGCAGGCGTGCGTATTGCGACCCCTGGTCTCCGACGTCCGCGAACCGCTGGCCCGCCAGCACCGCGTACTGCACCGTTGGCGGCAGATGATCGAGCGCGAGGAGTGCGTAGGGCGGAAGTGCACCGTCGGGCGCACTGTCAGCCACCAGTTGTTCGTTGACCAGCGCGTTGCGCCGCGGATCGACCGTGAGCAGCACGAAGCCGGTGCGCCTGTCGCCACCGGAAAGCTCTTCGTGGACCAATCGGAGCGCTGCAGAGGCGTCCGGGGCCAGAGCAAGATCAGCCGCGAGCGCGGGAAGAGATTTCACGGACATCCGATGCTGCGAGTTTGCGTCCTAAATCGTGACTTGTCAATGCTTTGCGTTGCATCGGCGCACAGATTTCCTGCGCGGCGAATTGCTTGACATCATCGGTCGACCGGATAACTTCCGGCCCATGCGGGAGCGGACCGTGCAACTCGTACTGCAGTATGACGGGTCACGGTTCGCCGGATGGCAGCGCCAGCCGGCAACGGCGACGGTTCAGGGTGCTGTCGAAGGCGTACTCGAACGACTGTTCGAACGCCGGGTAACGTTGATCGGAGCTGGACGGACAGACGCAGGGGTTCACGCGCGAGGACAGGCTGCGCACGTGCGAGTGCCGGAGACGTGGAACGCCTCCAAACTTCGCCGAGCGCTCAACTCGCTGCTCCCACACGACGTCTGGATCGCACAGGCGCACAACGTTACCGATCAATTCCACGCCCGCTACAGCGCCATTTCGCGACGATATACGTATCAGCTGGGGACGGACGACGAGTCCGCCTCACCATTCAGGCGCAGGTACGAATGGCGCGTCCCATGGCAATTGCACGATGAATCGGCGCTGTCGACCGCAGCCGAATCACTCCTGGGCGAGCATCAGTTCTACGGCTTCGCGGTTCGCGGCACGGCCCCGGAAACCGATCAGCACCGCTGCACCGTGACCTACGCCGGGTGGGCGCGACGCGGTGGGCGGCTCGATTTCACCATCGAGGCGAACCGATTCTTGCACCATATGGTGCGCTTCCTGGTCGGCACGATGATAGACGTCGCGGCGGGACGCAGGAAACCCGAATCCTTCCTCGAGTTGCTTGCCGCACCGAACAACCTCGCCGTCTCCCCGCCGGCCCCGTCGCACGGTCTGTTTCTCGACCGGGTGACCTATCCGGCGCACTTCTATCTTGAGGGCGTATGAAGATCTTCGTTCAGAGCGCATCGGTCGCAGAGATCAGGGAGTTTGCTTCGGCAGGTCTGCTCGACGGCGTAGTTCTTTCGCCGGTGGACCTCGCGACCGAGGATCCATCGGCGACCCTGCTGGACAGACTCGCTGAAATCACCGTCGATTTCGGCGTTCCGGTTTGCGTGCCAGTCAGCGCGATAAGTGGCGCGGACATCTACCGGGAAGCGCGTGACATCGCGCGAGTATCGGAGCATGCGATCGTGCAGATTCCGTTCGTCGAAGACGCCGTGTCGCCGATTCGAAAGCTGGTTGAAGACGGCGTGCGGATCTGCGCCACGCAGGTGTATTCCGGCGCGCAGGCGTTCATCGCGGCCAAGCTCGGCGCATCGATGGTCGCAACCGACGTACGCGAGATCGACGCCCAGGGGCGTCCGAGTGCGGAGATGGTTGCGCAGATACGCGCGGTGATCGACAAGTGCAGACTCGAGTGCGACGTCGCAGTGACGGCGCCGCAGAGCTCCATCGCTTTCACGAGCTATCTGCTCGCCGGCGCCGACGTCGCATATGTCACGCCGGAGTTGTTCGGCTCGTTGCTTGTGCATTCGCTCACGGACCGCGGCGTCGACCGATACCTGAGCGCGCTCTCCAGACGTCACAAGCCGAGGAGCCTGTAGGCAATGAAGCGGATAGCTGTGGTCGCGATCATCGCAGCGGCGATCGCATGCAAGGGCGGATCATCCAAGGCGCAACAGATTACCGTCGCGCAACCCTCTGCCAACGCGCAGGTCGATGCGTCCCGGCGCACGGCGATCACGGCTGCGGTCGCGCGCGTCGCACCGAGCGTTGTGACTGTACAGACGGAAGCAGTGGAGCACGTTCCGGCGGACATCATGGAGCAGTTCTTCGGCGGAAACTCCGCCGAGCGCCCCGTAGCGGGTCTTGGCTCGGGCTTCATATTGCGCAAGGACGGCGTGATACTCACCAACGCGCACGTCGTCCGCGGAGCAACACGAATCTCGGTAGCGCTGCGCGACGGAACGACGTATGTCGCCAAGCTCGTCGGCGTGGATGACGTGAACGATCTCGCCGTGCTCAAGGTCGACGCCTCCAACCTTCCTGTCGCACCACTTGGCAACTCATCGTCACTGATCGTCGGCGAGTGGGCGATCGCCATCGGCAACCCGTACGGTTTCGTGCTCGCCAATACGGAGCCAAGTGTTACTGTGGGAGTCGTCAGTGGCGTCGGGCGCAATCTCGTGGCTCCGCCACCAGACGCGGGAAATGGTGCGTACGTCGATATGATCCAGACGGACGCGGCGATCAATCCCGGCAATTCGGGCGGTCCGCTGGTGGACGCCGCGGGCGAGGTCATCGGCGTGAACAGCTCGATCTACTCTCCCAGTGGCGGCTCAGTCGGACTCGGCTTTGCCATTCCGATCAACCGCGCAGCACGCGTCGCAGACGACCTGCTCACGCACGGCTCGGTTCGCCGTCCATGGATCGGCGTCAAGCCGGCAGTAAGCGAGAGCCGCACGCTGGGCCAGCGCCCTCAACGTGGCGTCACGGTCGCAGCGGTGACCCCCGGATCACCTGCGGCATCGGCTGGAATCCGCAGCGGAGACGTGATAGTACGCGTCGACGCCCGACAGATACGGAACGCATACGACTGGGAAGCGGAGTTGCTGGAGCTGAGAGTCGGCGAGACGATTCCGATCACGTTGCAGCGAAGCGGGTCGGACAAGACCGTGAACGTGCGCATTGCGGATCTACCCGAGGTGAACGCGCCGCGAGTAACGGTGCTGCACGAGATCGAGCTGACGACGCTCACACCCGCGATTCGCTCGGAGCGCAACATCAGAAGTCAGTCCGGCGCCTACGTACAGAACGTGAGCCCGCGCGTCTCGGCGCAGATCGGGCTCGCGCAGGGTGACGTGATAGTTCAGGTGAACACAACGCGGATCACAAGCGCCGAAGATGCCGCGGCGGCGCTCAACAGCGGGAGAGGTGTGGTAGTGATGTATGTCGAACGGCAGGGCCAGTTCTACTCGACCGAGTTCGTGACGCAGTAGATGCACGATACATATTCGTCACCGCTGTCCGCGCGATACGCGTCGCGCGCCATGCTGGAGCTGTGGTCGGCCCAGGAGCGCCATCTGCTCTGGCGTCAACTGTGGATCGCACTCGCGGAATCGGAGATGGAGCTTGGCATCGACATCCCCCAATCGGCGATCGCCGAGATGCGCGCCGCCGCTGCCAACATCGATTTCGACGCCGCGGCGAAGTACGAGCAACGCTTCAGACATGACGTGATGGCGCACGTGCACACCTTCGCCGACGCGGCGCCGGGTGCGCGGCGCTTCATACATCTGGGTGCGACCAGCGCTTTCGTCACCGACAACGCGGACCTGATATTGATGCGGCGCGCACTGGCGATGCTTCGCAGCCGTGCAGTGGACGTCGTACGCGCACTGGCTGCGTTCGCAGAGAAGTGGAAGGACGAGCCGACTCTCGGTTACACCCACATTCAGCCGGCGCAGCTTACGACTGTCGGAAAGCGGGCGACTCTGTGGATCCAGGATCTCGTACTCGACATCCGAGACATGCAGTATCGGATCGACTCGCTACCGCTGCGCGGCGTCAAGGGAACTACCGGCACTCAGGCGTCGTTCCTGCGGCTCTTCAATGGCGACCACGCGAAAGTGCGCGAGCTGGACCGGCTCGTCACATCCAGAATGGGCTTCTCCTCCTCGATTCCCGTCAGCGGTCAGACGTACACGCGAAAGCTCGACGCCGCGGTGCTTGGCGCGGTGGCCGGCGTTGCAGCGAGTGCGGCGAAATTTGCCAGCGACATGCGCCTGCTGCAGTCGTTCGGTGAGGTGGAGGAACCGTTCGAGAAGGAGCAGATCGGATCGTCGGCGATGGCATACAAGCGAAACCCGATGCGCTCCGAGCGGATCAATTCGCTCGCGCGGTTCGTGTTGTCGCTCGAGCCGAATGCAAACGAGACCCATTCGGTGCAGTACTTCGAGCGTACGCTCGACGACAGTGCCAACCGACGACTCGTGATCCCGGAAATGTTTCTTGCGACCGATGCGATAATGTTGATCATGCGAAACATCGCGTCCGGACTCGAGGTTCATCCCGCCCGCATTGCGCGCCGCGTCGCGGATGAACTGCCATTCATGGCGACCGAGGAGCTGATCGTGCGCGCCGTGGAGGCGGGTGGCGATCGCCAGGAAGCACACGAGGTGATCCGGAAACACAGCGTCGCCGCGGCGACTGCCGTGAAGGACGGCGCGAGTCGCAACGACATGCTGGACAGACTCGCTGCCGATCCCGATTACGCCGTCCCCATCGACGATCTCCGGAGCGTGCTTGACGCACGTAACTTCGTCGGCCGCTCGAGCGAACAGGTTACCGAGTTCCTGCGCGAGGTCGTTGATCCACTGCTGAACGACTCGGCCGACACCCTTTCAACCGAGGCGCTCAGGGTATGACGACGCCAATCAGCACAACGTCGCTTCCCTTTCCCGTCCTCAGGCATGGAAAGGTCCGCGACGTCTATGAGATCGATGCAGACCGCCTGCTGCTCGTCGCAACGGATCGCGTGAGCGCATTCGACGTCGTGCTGGACCAACCAGTGCCGCACAAGGGTGCAGTGCTGACCCAGCTCACGGCGTGGTGGCTCAGCCAGATCCGCAACGTCCCCCACCACATGATCACGGCCGACGCATCGGAGATAGTCTCGCTCGTGCCGGCGCTCCGCGCGCACCGCGACATGTTGCAGGGACGTGCGATGCTCTCGCGCCGCGCGAACGTATTTCCGGTCGAGTGCGTCGTCCGCGCATATCTGTCGGGCAGCGGATGGAAGGACTACCTCGCGACCGGAAGACTTGCGGGTGAAGCGTTACCCGCCGGAATGGTGGAGAGCCAGGCGTTGCCGGAGCCGCGCTTCACACCGGCGACCAAGGCCGAGTCGGGACACGACGAAAACATATCGCGCGCCGAAATGAGCAATCGGCTCGGCGCGGTCGCCGGCCGGCTCGAAGAACTCTCGCTGGAGCTTTTCCGCTTTGGATCCGGCGTGGCGGAACGGGCCGGCTTGATTCTCGCGGACACCAAGTTCGAGTTCGGAGAACGCGATGGGGAGGTTATATTGGTGGACGAAGTCATGACTCCCGACAGCTCGCGTTTCTGGGCGCGCGATTCCTATCGCGCCGGTACGACGCCGCCGAGCTTCGATAAACAGCCGCTGCGTGATTACCTGCAACGGCTGCGCAATGAAGGCAAATGGAACGGCGACGCGCCCGGTCCGAACATTCCGCCGGACGTGATCACGGCAATGAGCAACCGGTATCTCGAGGCGTACAGACGCCTCACCGGATCATCGCTTTCGATCGGTAACGCAACTTGAGCTTCGCGCGCGAAGGTTGGCCATTCATCGGAATCGGTGTCGCCGCCGTGATCATTGCGTTCATTGCGGCGCTGCACTACCGGTCGTGGCCCGTATGGCTGCTCGCGATTCTCATTACAGTCGTCGCCCTCTGGTGCGCCTACTTCTTCCGCGATCCCGAGCGAACGGGTCCACGCGGCGCAGATCTGATCGTCGCGCCGGCTGACGGCAAGATATTGATGATCACCAATGTCGACGAGCCGCTGTTCGTGCACGGCAAGGCGACCCGAATTTCGATCTTCATGAACATCTTCAACGTGCATGTGAACCGCTATCCGGTAGATGGACGCGTGGATTTCGTGCATTACAACAAGGGCAAGTTTCTGAATGCGGCCGCCGAGAAGTCGAGTCTGGAGAACGAGCAGATGTCGGTCGGAGTTACGACACCGGCGGGAACTCGGATTCTCACGCGTCAGATTGCCGGACTGATCGCGCGTCGCATAGTCACGTACAGCAAGGTCGGAGACGAGGCCCATCAGGGCGAACGATTCGGCATCATTCGATTCGGATCGCGCGTCGATGTCTTCATCCCCACCGACGCGACAGTCAACGCGAAGCTGGGTGACATGACGACAGCGGGTACGACTGTTCTTGCGGAGCTCAAACGGTGAGTGCGCGCGTCGCTGGGACCCATCATCATCGGCGTCGCCCAATGCGCCGCGCCGTGATTCTGCTGCCCAGCGGTCTCACGATCGCGAATCTCTTCTTCGGCATATTCGCGATCGTCGCAGCCGCACGTGGAGATCCGTCGCGCGCCGGTCTGTACGTCGTTCTCGCCGGCATCTTCGACGTTTTCGACGGCCGCGTCGCTCGCGCGACCAACACCGGATCGCCACTCGGATCCGAGCTCGACTCGCTGGTCGACATCGTTTCGTTCGGTGTCGCGCCTGCGATGATCATGTACTTCGCGGTTCTCAATCGCGAGGGATGGGACTGGGTATTTTCGTTCGCCTTCATAGCGTGCGCCGCATTGCGCCTTGCACGCTTCAACGTCGAGCAGGCTGGCCGCGCAAAACGCTACTTTCACGGCCTGCCGAGTCCGGCGGCTGGATTGACTCTGGCCACGTACTACTGGTTCAGCCAGACGTCGCTCTACAACGATACAAACATCGCGAACCTTCAGTGGCACGTGATGCTCAGGTTTGTGATGGCGGGCCTCGGCGCGCTCATGGTGAGCGACGCATCGTATCCCGCCGTCCCAACCGTCGGCTTCAGGTCTCTGCGCGAGATACTCGGCACGATCGTCGTGCTGGGCACGATCATCGGCGTGTTCTTCGTACCCAAGCAATTCTTCTTCCCCGCGTGCCTGGCCTACGTGCTGTATGGTCTTGGAAGATCCGTGCTGCTCGGCTTGCTCGGACGTCCAACTTTCAGCAGCCACGACGCGGATCTCGAGAACGACGAGGAAGACGAGACGGAGCTCGAGCCCCTCGAGCGCCCAGCGAATGCCGCACTCGCCTATTCGCCGTCGGAAACGACCAACGTCACCAGACGCCGTCGTCGTCGCCGTCGTCCCAGGCGCGATCGGCCCGGGAATGACAATCCGGACGAAGCTCCCCCTTCACCCGAAACTTGAGGTAGCTGTGCAGTTATACCGCGTTCCCGTTCAGATCATCCCGCGTCCCGGAATTCTCGATCCGCAAGGCGCAGCGGTTGCGGGCGCGCTCCGCAGCCTCGGTTTCAATACGATTGCCGATATACGAGTCGGACGCTTCATCACGGTCGACGTCAACGCGGCGAGCGCCGCCGATGCCACGAGCGCGGTTCGCAGCATGTGCGAGAAGTTGCTCGCGAATCCGGTGATCGAAGACTTCGTGCTGGAAGAGCCGACACTGCAACAGGGCGGTCAGTCGTGAAGTTCGGCGTCGTCACATTCCCCGGATCGAACGGCGACTACGACGCGTGCCATGCAGCGGCGGACGCGATCGGTCAGGAATGCGTGTATCTCTGGCACAAGGACCACGACCTCAAAGGCTGCGACGTGATCGTCCTTCCGGGTGGCTTCAGCTACGGCGATTACCTGCGGCCCGGAGCAATCGCCCGCTTCAGTCCGATCATGAATGAAGTCGTCGCGCATGCGAAGCGCGGCGCACCGGTTCTCGCAATCTGCAACGGCTTTCAGGTCGCATGCGAGGCCGGGTTGCTTCCTGGAGCACTTCTGCGGAACGCATCGCTTCGGTTCGTCTCACGCCTCGTCACGATGCGCGTGGAGAACGACTCGAGCATGTTCACGCATGAATATTACAAGGGCCAGATACTGTCGGTGCCGGTGGCACATGGAGATGGTCGCTACACGGCTGATCCCGACGTAGTTGCGAGATTGGAAGGCGAAGGGCGCGTCGCATTCCGGTATTCTTCCGCGGGCGGCGACATCGGTGATGAGGACAACATCAACGGCTCGGTGAACGGAATCGCGGGAATCATCAACGCAGCGGGCAATGTTCTCGGTATGATGCCCCACCCCGAGCGAGCGGTGGATCCGGTGATCGGTTCGACCGACGGCCTCGGCGTGTTTCACTCGCTGCTCGATGGAGTACCAGCCTGACATGAGCGAAGTTCTTCCCCGCCCCGGCGATCCGGAAATCACCCCCGCGCTTGTCAGAGAGCACGGTCTGACAGAGTCGGAGTTCGACCGCATCTGCAACATGCTTGGCCGAACGCCGACGTTCACGGAGCTCGGAATCGTGAGCGCGCTATGGAACGAGCACTGCTCCTACAAGCACTCGCGTAACACTCTGCGTACGCTGCCTACCGAAGGTGCTGCCGTCATCCAGGGCCCTGGCGAGAACGCAGGCGTCGTCGCAATCGGTGATGGCGTCGCAATCGCGTTCAAGATCGAGTCGCACAACCATCCGTCCGCAATCGAGCCCTATCAGGGCGCCGCAACCGGTGTGGGTGGAATCCTTCGTGACGTATTCACGATGGGCGCGCGCCCGATCGCGATGCTCAACTCGCTGCGATTCGGCTCACTCGATAGCGCGCGCAACCGTTATCTGTTCGCCGGCGTCGTCAAGGGAATTGGCGACTACGGAAATTCCGTCGGCGTACCAACCGTAGCGGGTGAGATTGTTTTCGACTCTGCATACGATGGCAACCCGCTGGTCAACGCGATGTGCGTCGGGATGTTGCGCGAGGATGAGCTCATCCGTGCGAAAGCCGAGGGAGTCGGAAATCCCATTCTCTGTGTCGGCGCGCGGACCGGGCGAGATGGGATTCACGGAGCGTCGTTCGCGTCCGAAGATCTTTCCGAGGCGAGCGAGGCGAAACGTCCACGAGTTCAGGTTGGCGATCCATTCACCGAGAAGCTTCTGCTCGAAGCAAGTCTCGAGCTGATCCGCAGCGGACACATCGTCGCGATTCAGGACATGGGTGCCGCCGGTTTGACTTCGTCGTCCGCCGAGATGGCGGCGCGCGGCGACGTTGGAGTCACGATCGATACGAGCCGCGTCCCCGTTCGTGAAGCAGGAATGACGCCTTACGAGATACTGCTCAGCGAGTCGCAGGAGCGCATGCTGGTAGTGGCACTCGAAGGTCACGAGCAGCAGGTTCGGGAGATTCTCTTCAAGTGGGATCTCACCGCTGAAGTGATAGGCAAGGTCATTCAGGAGCCCGTTTACCGCGTGACCGAGGGAGATCGCGTAGTCGCGGAATTTCCCGGCTCCGCACTCGTTACAGAGTGTCCGCGCTACGACGTTCCGGCCGAGGAGGGACGCGAGGCGATCGCGAGACGCAGCATCGACGTCGCGGCGACGAAGGAACTGGCCGCGGAGGCCGACCCGACGTGGACATTGCTGCAGCTTCTCGCCGCTCCCACAATCGCGAGCAAGCGGTGGGCGTATCAGCAATACGACTCGACGGTGCGAACCAATACTGTCATTGGGCCTGGCGGGGACGCAGCAGTTCTGCGAGTCCGTGGCACCGATCGCGCCATTGCGCTCAAGACAGATTGCAACGGCCGGTACGTCACGCTCGATCCAAGAGTTGGCGGCCGCATCGCTGTCGTCGAATCGGCTCGCAACGTCGCATGCACCGGCGCGCGTCCGCTCGCGATCACCAACTGTCTCAATTTTGGAAACCCGACACGCCCTGAGATATTCTTCCAGTTCAAGGAAGCCGTTGCGGGAATTCGCGAGGCCTGCATCGCGTTGGACACACCAGTCACAGGTGGAAATGTCTCGTTCTATAACGAGAGTCCGACCGGCAGCGTGCATCCAACGCCGGTCATCGGAATGCTCGGCGTCATCGATTCGCTCGAACACATCACCCGATCGACGTTTCGCAATGCGGGAGATGCGATAGTTCTTCTTGGTGATTGCACCGACGAGATTGGCGGCAGCGAGTACCTGGCGACGATCCATGGCGCGATCGGCGGAGCTCCGCCGGCCTGCAATCTGGATCACGAACGCAGCCTCATCGCCACGCTGCTGGAAGCGATCAGGGCCGGAGTGGTCGCTTCAGCGCACGATTGCAGCGATGGTGGTCTGGCGATTGCTGTCGCCGAATGCATCATGGCGAACCCTGAAAGGATGTTCGGCGCGGACATCGATCTCGGCGCTTGGGATTCGCTCCCACTCCGCGCCGTGCTGTTCGGCGAAGCACAGGGCCGCGTGGTCATTTCGTCGGGCGAGGCGGACCGCGTGCTGGAGATAGCGGCACGTAATGGCGTACCGGCTCGGGCGATCGGAACGGTTACCGACCTGGCTGAAGGTTTTACGATCCGGACAGGTGGCAGAGTGTTGAAAATTGGAACCGAGCAGGCAGCCGCGGCGTATCATGAGGCTATCCCGCGCATCATGGACGCGGCGCCCCAGAGTGCCGCAATCGAAGAAACTGAAGGAGTGAAGGTCTAGATGTGTGGTGTATTTGGCATTTTCGGTGATGACCGCGCGGCATCGCTGACTCAGCTCGGGCTGTATTCACTACAGCACCGTGGTCAGGAGTCCTGGGGAATGGTATCGGTCAGCCCCGAAGGAGTCGCCCGCGCGACGCGTGCGATGGGGCTCATCTCCGAAGCAAGTACGCGGCAGGTGCCGCTGGATGGGCGGCTCGCGATCGGCCATACCCGTTACAGCACCGCTGGCAGCTCGACTATCGAGAACGCGCAGCCGATACTCGCGCGCTCGCGCGACGGCCATATCGCGATCGGACACAACGGCAACCTTATCAACGCGACCGAGCTGCGCAGCGATCTTGAAAATGAGGGATCGATCTTTTCATCGACGATCGATTCCGAAGTGATCGTGCATCGCATCGCCAAGGCCCCGGACGGTGCGCCCGAAGTACGGCTGGCCGCTGCGCTCGCACCGGTCGAGGGAGCGTACTCGCTCGTCGCGATAATCGGCGAGACGCTGCTCGCGGCACGTGACCCGCGCGGCTGGCGACCTCTCGTGATGGGCGAAGTGAACGGCGCGATCGTTTTCGCATCCGAATCGTGCGCGCTCGACATCGTGAACGCGACTGCGATTCGCGAAGTCGCGCCCGGCGAGATCATTGCAGTCGACGCAAGCGGGATACGCTCGATCTTCCCGTTCGAGCGCAAGGCGTCCACTCGATGCGTCTTCGAGTATGTCTACTTCGCACGACCTGACAGTCGCGTGTTCGGCGGCTCCGTAGATCGGGCCCGTCGTGCGCTCGGACGTCAGCTCGCGCGCGAGGTTCCGGCGCCGAATGCGGATCTCGTTTTCGCCGTCCCGGACTCGTCCAATTCCGCGGCGCTGGGTTTCGCCGAGGAGTCGCACCTGCCGTACGAGCTTGCGCTCATCCGCAATCACTACGTCGGGAGAACCTTCATTCAGCCTGAGCAGGCCGGCCGCGACGCGAAGGTGAAGGTGAAATACAACGCGGTACGAGAAGTGCTGGAGGGAAAGCGCGTCGTCATGGTCGACGATTCGATCGTGCGCGGAACCACCACACGTGGGCTCGTGGCGATGGTGCGCGCGGCGGGTGCGGTCGAAGTCCATATGCGTGTCAGCTCGCCACCCGTGACCGGACCCTGCTACTACGGCATCGATACGC
The window above is part of the Gemmatimonadota bacterium genome. Proteins encoded here:
- a CDS encoding phosphoribosylaminoimidazolesuccinocarboxamide synthase, with protein sequence MTTPISTTSLPFPVLRHGKVRDVYEIDADRLLLVATDRVSAFDVVLDQPVPHKGAVLTQLTAWWLSQIRNVPHHMITADASEIVSLVPALRAHRDMLQGRAMLSRRANVFPVECVVRAYLSGSGWKDYLATGRLAGEALPAGMVESQALPEPRFTPATKAESGHDENISRAEMSNRLGAVAGRLEELSLELFRFGSGVAERAGLILADTKFEFGERDGEVILVDEVMTPDSSRFWARDSYRAGTTPPSFDKQPLRDYLQRLRNEGKWNGDAPGPNIPPDVITAMSNRYLEAYRRLTGSSLSIGNAT
- the purB gene encoding adenylosuccinate lyase yields the protein MHDTYSSPLSARYASRAMLELWSAQERHLLWRQLWIALAESEMELGIDIPQSAIAEMRAAAANIDFDAAAKYEQRFRHDVMAHVHTFADAAPGARRFIHLGATSAFVTDNADLILMRRALAMLRSRAVDVVRALAAFAEKWKDEPTLGYTHIQPAQLTTVGKRATLWIQDLVLDIRDMQYRIDSLPLRGVKGTTGTQASFLRLFNGDHAKVRELDRLVTSRMGFSSSIPVSGQTYTRKLDAAVLGAVAGVAASAAKFASDMRLLQSFGEVEEPFEKEQIGSSAMAYKRNPMRSERINSLARFVLSLEPNANETHSVQYFERTLDDSANRRLVIPEMFLATDAIMLIMRNIASGLEVHPARIARRVADELPFMATEELIVRAVEAGGDRQEAHEVIRKHSVAAATAVKDGASRNDMLDRLAADPDYAVPIDDLRSVLDARNFVGRSSEQVTEFLREVVDPLLNDSADTLSTEALRV
- the pssA gene encoding CDP-diacylglycerol--serine O-phosphatidyltransferase yields the protein MRRAVILLPSGLTIANLFFGIFAIVAAARGDPSRAGLYVVLAGIFDVFDGRVARATNTGSPLGSELDSLVDIVSFGVAPAMIMYFAVLNREGWDWVFSFAFIACAALRLARFNVEQAGRAKRYFHGLPSPAAGLTLATYYWFSQTSLYNDTNIANLQWHVMLRFVMAGLGALMVSDASYPAVPTVGFRSLREILGTIVVLGTIIGVFFVPKQFFFPACLAYVLYGLGRSVLLGLLGRPTFSSHDADLENDEEDETELEPLERPANAALAYSPSETTNVTRRRRRRRRPRRDRPGNDNPDEAPPSPET
- a CDS encoding trypsin-like peptidase domain-containing protein, with translation MKRIAVVAIIAAAIACKGGSSKAQQITVAQPSANAQVDASRRTAITAAVARVAPSVVTVQTEAVEHVPADIMEQFFGGNSAERPVAGLGSGFILRKDGVILTNAHVVRGATRISVALRDGTTYVAKLVGVDDVNDLAVLKVDASNLPVAPLGNSSSLIVGEWAIAIGNPYGFVLANTEPSVTVGVVSGVGRNLVAPPPDAGNGAYVDMIQTDAAINPGNSGGPLVDAAGEVIGVNSSIYSPSGGSVGLGFAIPINRAARVADDLLTHGSVRRPWIGVKPAVSESRTLGQRPQRGVTVAAVTPGSPAASAGIRSGDVIVRVDARQIRNAYDWEAELLELRVGETIPITLQRSGSDKTVNVRIADLPEVNAPRVTVLHEIELTTLTPAIRSERNIRSQSGAYVQNVSPRVSAQIGLAQGDVIVQVNTTRITSAEDAAAALNSGRGVVVMYVERQGQFYSTEFVTQ
- a CDS encoding phosphatidylserine decarboxylase family protein, producing MSFAREGWPFIGIGVAAVIIAFIAALHYRSWPVWLLAILITVVALWCAYFFRDPERTGPRGADLIVAPADGKILMITNVDEPLFVHGKATRISIFMNIFNVHVNRYPVDGRVDFVHYNKGKFLNAAAEKSSLENEQMSVGVTTPAGTRILTRQIAGLIARRIVTYSKVGDEAHQGERFGIIRFGSRVDVFIPTDATVNAKLGDMTTAGTTVLAELKR
- the trpD gene encoding anthranilate phosphoribosyltransferase: MTTTPAPAPLQAAIAALAHDRPLTQDAITAAFDVVMRGDASQVQIAALLTGLRVRGESADVVAGAASALRRAMVRLDLPQHDGIVDTCGTGGGTVGTFNISTAAALVAAGAGVRIAKHGNRSFTSKSGSADVLEALGVNIDVDADAMRRAYDSAGIVFMFAPRMHPAMRHVGPVRGELGIPTVMNIIGPLANPASVGRQVIGVADAARVTVIADALAALGTVHSLVVHGAPGMDEISPLGPTRILEIRGAVITEWECDPESIGADVARPSELIGGTPAENAELIRSCLAGTAPAGAIAAVVANAGAAVYVAGMVDSLAAGVKRARAAIADGSATAALERLRKALPRV
- a CDS encoding transaldolase family protein; this translates as MKIFVQSASVAEIREFASAGLLDGVVLSPVDLATEDPSATLLDRLAEITVDFGVPVCVPVSAISGADIYREARDIARVSEHAIVQIPFVEDAVSPIRKLVEDGVRICATQVYSGAQAFIAAKLGASMVATDVREIDAQGRPSAEMVAQIRAVIDKCRLECDVAVTAPQSSIAFTSYLLAGADVAYVTPELFGSLLVHSLTDRGVDRYLSALSRRHKPRSL
- the truA gene encoding tRNA pseudouridine(38-40) synthase TruA codes for the protein MQLVLQYDGSRFAGWQRQPATATVQGAVEGVLERLFERRVTLIGAGRTDAGVHARGQAAHVRVPETWNASKLRRALNSLLPHDVWIAQAHNVTDQFHARYSAISRRYTYQLGTDDESASPFRRRYEWRVPWQLHDESALSTAAESLLGEHQFYGFAVRGTAPETDQHRCTVTYAGWARRGGRLDFTIEANRFLHHMVRFLVGTMIDVAAGRRKPESFLELLAAPNNLAVSPPAPSHGLFLDRVTYPAHFYLEGV